A segment of the Dongia rigui genome:
GGCGGCCTTCAGCGGCACGCGCACCAGCTTGGCGCCACTCGCCTGGATGGTCGCCTCATAGGTGACATACATCGGCTCCAGCACAATGGCCTCGTCGCCCGGATCGAGGATCGTCATGGCGACAGCAAAGAGGCCGCTTTGGCAGCCCGACATGATGGCGACATTGTCGATCGTGACCGGCTGGCCGGTCGTGCGGCTGTGCTGATTGGCGACGGCGGTGCGCGCCCGCGGCAGGCCCAGGATGTCGGCGTAATGCGTATCGCCGGCGCGCAGCAGGCGAATGGCTTCTTCCGTGATCGCCTTGGGCGTATCCAGATCCGGATCGCCGATCGAGAGGATGATCACATCCTTCCCCGCACGCTTCTGGGTCAATGCCTCGACATGAAGGTCCCAGGCGGCAGCACCTTCGCCGGCAACGCGATCGGTCAGTTGGGAATAGCGCATGATCAAACCCCGACAGTGGCGGCACGTTGTGTTTTTTGTGCCCGTTGCTTTCGCACAAGGAGTAGAGTCCGCGCCAAACACGGTCAAGTCGTGTGTTTTCAAGCAGTTGAAAGGCAATCTCGCCGCATGAAAGCGCATGCTAGAGTGAGTTCAACGACGGCGTTTCGCCATGCTCTTCGGCGTTTCGCCATTTGCTACGACAAATGAGGTCAGGGTCATGAACAAGGTTCCGCAGGAGAAAGTCTTCCACCAGCCGCTCGGCGGCAATCAGATGCCGCGCTTCGGCGGCCATGCCAGCATGATGCGCCTGCCGACCAGGACGAGTGCGGCCGGCCTCGACGCGGCCTTTGTCGGCGTGCCGTTCGACATCGGCACATCCAACCGCTCCGGCACGCGTTTTGGGCCGCGCCAGATCCGCGCCGAATCCTGCCTCATTCGCCCCTACAACATGGCGACGCGCGCGGCACCGTTCGATTCACTCAGCGTTGCCGATATCGGCGATGTCGCCATCAACACCTTCAATCTCGAAAAGAGCGTCGCCATCGTCGAGGCGGCCTATGACGAGATCCTCAGCCATAACTGCATCCCGCTCACGATGGGCGGCGACCACACCATCGCCCTCCCCATCCTGCGCGCGTTGAAGAAGAAATATGGACCCGTCGGCATGGTTCATGTCGATGCCCATGCCGACGTCAACGACACCATGTTCGGCGAGAAGATCGCCCATGGCACGCCCTTCCGCCGCGCGGTCGAGGAAGGCTTGCTCGACGGCAAGCGCGTGGCGCAGATCGGCCTCCGCGCCACTGGCTATTCGGCCGAGGATTTCGACTGGCCCCGTTCCCAGGGCTTCCGCGTCGTCCAGGCCGAGGAATGCTGGTACAAGTCGCTGGCGCCCCTGATGGCGGAAATCCGCGAACAGCTGGGCAAGGGCCCGGTCTATTTGAGCTTCGATATCGACGGCCTCGACCCCTCCTCGGCACCCGGCACAGGCACGCCGGAAGTGGGTGGCCTCACCACCATCCAGGGGCTGGAGATCATCCGCGGCTGCCGCGGCCTCGATCTGGTGGGCTGCGACCTCGTCGAAGTTTCGCCGCCATATGATCCCAGCGGTAACACCTCGCTGCTCGCCGCGAACCTGCTCTATGAAATGCTCTGCGTCCTGCCCGGCGTCAAATACCGGGCGTGATCGAAAAAAGGCCGGGCACCAGCCCGGCCTTTTCCCGTTCACGGCATCTTCACCGTCATATAGGGCGCGGTTGCTTTTTCCTGGGCGCCGAAAGGCCCAGGCACCTGATGCTCGACCGGCTTCAGGCTGCGCAGATAGGCGACCAGCGACGCGGCATCCTCCTTGGTGATGTGCCCATAGGACATCCACGGCATGGCCGGCGCCAATTGCCGGCCATCGGGACGCAGGCCGGTGGTGAAGGCAGCGATGATTTCCGCATCGCTCCAGGCACCGAGGCCCGTCTTCTTGTCCGGCGTCAAATTGGCCGGATAGAACACGCCGAGCCCCGGCACTTCAAAGCCGATATCCGAACCCGCGAGCGGCGTCTCCACATTCGGCTTTGGCGTGAAGGCGCCGGTGTTATGGCAGCCGCCGCAATCCATGATGCTGGCGAGATAGGCACCGCGTGCCACTTGGTCATCGGCTGTGGCAGTGTTTGTGAAGGCGGCCAGGATCGACACGGCCGCGACGGCAAAACCGACTTTCATAACGTTCTCCTGAATGACGATGCAGCGGGGGCGCGCGGCCCGGCGCTGAATGGCGCCTTCCTTAGGTCATCGTCCTTCCCCAACATACTTAAGAGTTTGCTAACAAGGCGCCCGCTGCTCTTAGGCTTCTTTAGCATCGGCGGCTGAACATCCGTAAAATTCCCAGCGATTATGGAGCCTTAACCTCCCCTTCATCATTTATATGACTAATGAGCGGCAATGACAGAGGAGGAAAATTCTTCATGCTCGGCCGCTTTCTCGCCAGCTTCAGCATTGCCAGCCGCATCGGTGCCGGCTTCGGAATTCTGCTCCTGCTTCTGGGCGGCATATCGGCCTACAGCGTCATTGCCGCCGATGGCACCGAGGACAGCGTCAACCGCTATGCCGAGATTTCCAATGCCACCTTGGGTGCACAGCAGATCGCGCGCGATGTGGCCCTGCTGCGCAATGCCGTCATGACCTATGCCAGGGATGGATCGACGGCGGCCGCCGACGACACCCACGCCATTCTGACGCGCTTGACCGATGGCCTCACCCAACAGGCCATGACGGCGACTGACGCCAGGAAGGAGCCCCTCGCCCGTATGCAGGAAGTTGTCAGCGCCTATGGCGCCGATTTCGAAAAATCGATCGCTTTGCGAAGCATCCGGGACAAGCTCATTGCCGAGCAACTGACTCCCGTGGGCACCGCTGCTGCCAAGGCCATGACCGATCTGGTTGGCAGCGCCATGGGCGAAAGCAATTTCGAAGGTGCGGCCCTGGCCGGCATCGCCCAGGATGCGCTGATGTCGGCGCGCCTTGCGGCCACACGTTATCTCGCCGAACTCGATCCGAAGCTCATCGCCACGGCCAAGCAATACGTCACTAAATTCACCACCAGCATCGCCAAGATGCAGAAGAAACTGACGACGCCACAGCAGCGCATGGCCGCCCAGGACATCACCATGACGATGTTCAAATACGGCCAGGCATTGCAGTCACTGGTGAAGACGGCAGGTGACACCCATCAACTCATCGACGTTGATATGCCAAAGAAGGATGCCGAGATCGCTGCCCTCGCCGACCAGATCCGCGATGCACAGACAGCCGAACTCCAGGCGATCAAGACGGCGACGGAGCGCACCATGGCCAGGACGCGCAACATCACCATCGCGATCGCCATCGCCGGCCTCGCCTTGGGCGGGATCGGTGCCTGGCTGATCGGCCGCTCGATTTCGACGCCCATCCGCCTCATGACGGCGACGATGAATGAGCTGGCGAGCGGCCGGCTGGAGACGGAGATACCAGCGCAGACCAACCGCGACGAGATCGGCGATATGGCCCGCACCGTGCTTGTCTTCAAAGATGCCCTGCAGGCACAACGCGACGCCGATGCAGCCGCCAGAATCGATGCCGACACCAAGCTGAAACGCGCCCAGGCGCTGGAAAGCCTGATCGCCGGCTTCGAGGGCAAGGTCGGCGAGCTCGCCGACTCATTGTCGACCGCCTCCGGCGCCCTGCAGAGCTCAGCACAATCCATGACCGAAACAGCCGATCGCACCAACCGCCAATCGACCGT
Coding sequences within it:
- the speB gene encoding agmatinase, whose amino-acid sequence is MNKVPQEKVFHQPLGGNQMPRFGGHASMMRLPTRTSAAGLDAAFVGVPFDIGTSNRSGTRFGPRQIRAESCLIRPYNMATRAAPFDSLSVADIGDVAINTFNLEKSVAIVEAAYDEILSHNCIPLTMGGDHTIALPILRALKKKYGPVGMVHVDAHADVNDTMFGEKIAHGTPFRRAVEEGLLDGKRVAQIGLRATGYSAEDFDWPRSQGFRVVQAEECWYKSLAPLMAEIREQLGKGPVYLSFDIDGLDPSSAPGTGTPEVGGLTTIQGLEIIRGCRGLDLVGCDLVEVSPPYDPSGNTSLLAANLLYEMLCVLPGVKYRA
- a CDS encoding c-type cytochrome, whose protein sequence is MKVGFAVAAVSILAAFTNTATADDQVARGAYLASIMDCGGCHNTGAFTPKPNVETPLAGSDIGFEVPGLGVFYPANLTPDKKTGLGAWSDAEIIAAFTTGLRPDGRQLAPAMPWMSYGHITKEDAASLVAYLRSLKPVEHQVPGPFGAQEKATAPYMTVKMP
- a CDS encoding methyl-accepting chemotaxis protein, with the translated sequence MLGRFLASFSIASRIGAGFGILLLLLGGISAYSVIAADGTEDSVNRYAEISNATLGAQQIARDVALLRNAVMTYARDGSTAAADDTHAILTRLTDGLTQQAMTATDARKEPLARMQEVVSAYGADFEKSIALRSIRDKLIAEQLTPVGTAAAKAMTDLVGSAMGESNFEGAALAGIAQDALMSARLAATRYLAELDPKLIATAKQYVTKFTTSIAKMQKKLTTPQQRMAAQDITMTMFKYGQALQSLVKTAGDTHQLIDVDMPKKDAEIAALADQIRDAQTAELQAIKTATERTMARTRNITIAIAIAGLALGGIGAWLIGRSISTPIRLMTATMNELASGRLETEIPAQTNRDEIGDMARTVLVFKDALQAQRDADAAARIDADTKLKRAQALESLIAGFEGKVGELADSLSTASGALQSSAQSMTETADRTNRQSTVVATAADQATANVQTVAAATEELSASISEIGRQVAQSTGIAEKAVGQAQHTNQQVRNLATAAQAIGDVVGLISEIAAQTNLLALNATIEAARAGEAGRGFAVVASEVKNLAGQTAKATEDIGAKITEIQQATENSVGAIAGIASVIEEMSRIATAIASAVEEQTAATAEIARNVQQASQGTTEVSVNITEVTAAAGDTGRAAGEVLGAAVELGGKSNVLNEEVRRFIGDVRTL